In Catalinimonas alkaloidigena, a single genomic region encodes these proteins:
- a CDS encoding GH92 family glycosyl hydrolase translates to MSTSVRSSLFAFLFTFIASFSVLQAQDPEVSQVNDPVEWVQVLMGTDSKPLLSNGNEYPAIAMPWGMNFWTPQTGKMGDGWAYQYTADKIRGFKQTHQPSPWMNDYGQFSLMPVTGALRFREDERASWFTHKTEVAKPYYYSVYLADHDVTTEFTPTERAALFRITYPKTDSAFLVLDAFDKGSYVKVLPGERKLIGYTTKNSGGVPDNFKNYFVLEFDQPFSYTAVWRDSTLQAGQTELEADHAGAVVGFAAAGGATVHIRVASSFISPEQAERNLQELGTDDFDAMVEKGKQTWNQELGRIAVEGGTVDQVKTFYTCLYRSLLFPRKFYELDADGQVVHYSPYNGKVLPGYLFTDTGFWDTFRSLFPFLNLMYPSLNAQMQEGLANAYRESGWLPEWASPGLRNVMVGNNSASIVADAYLKGGRGYDIHLLYEALLHGANNAGPLTAVGRAGADYYTKLGYVPYDVDINENAARTLEYAYDDFCIYQLAKALKRPKKELNLYRARAMNYQKLFDPATGLMRGKNQDGTFQAPFNPFKWGDAFTEGNSWHYTWSVFQDVQGLIDLMGGREAFVTKLDSVFSLPPIFDESYYGFVIHEIREMQIANMGQYAHGNQPIQHMIYLYNYAGAPWKAQHWTREVMNRLYRPTPDGYCGDEDNGQTSAWYVFSALGFYPVCPATDQYVLGTPLFKKATLTLENGKKVTIQAPENSAENRYIQAMQWNGQPYTKTYLTHGDLMQGATLQFNMSATPNKSWGTAPEDAPYSLSREGK, encoded by the coding sequence ATGTCCACCTCTGTGCGTTCTTCGCTGTTCGCGTTTCTCTTCACCTTCATTGCTTCTTTTTCTGTCCTGCAAGCCCAGGACCCCGAAGTCTCCCAGGTCAATGATCCCGTCGAATGGGTGCAGGTCCTGATGGGCACCGACTCCAAGCCGCTACTGTCGAACGGCAACGAATACCCTGCGATTGCGATGCCGTGGGGCATGAATTTCTGGACGCCGCAGACCGGGAAAATGGGCGACGGTTGGGCCTATCAGTACACCGCCGACAAGATCCGGGGCTTTAAACAGACGCACCAACCGTCGCCCTGGATGAACGACTACGGCCAGTTTTCGCTGATGCCTGTGACCGGAGCACTCCGCTTTCGCGAAGACGAGCGGGCCAGTTGGTTTACGCACAAAACGGAGGTTGCCAAGCCGTATTACTACAGCGTGTACCTGGCCGACCACGACGTCACCACGGAGTTTACCCCGACGGAGCGGGCCGCCCTGTTCCGCATTACTTACCCCAAAACCGACAGTGCCTTCCTGGTCCTCGACGCGTTCGACAAGGGTTCGTACGTCAAGGTGCTGCCCGGCGAGCGGAAGCTGATCGGTTACACGACGAAGAACAGCGGCGGCGTGCCCGACAACTTCAAGAATTACTTTGTACTGGAATTCGACCAGCCCTTCTCTTACACGGCGGTCTGGCGCGACTCCACGTTGCAGGCAGGTCAAACCGAACTGGAAGCCGACCACGCCGGCGCGGTTGTAGGCTTTGCCGCAGCGGGTGGCGCGACGGTCCACATCCGCGTGGCTTCTTCGTTCATCAGCCCGGAACAGGCCGAACGGAATTTGCAGGAATTGGGCACCGACGATTTTGACGCGATGGTCGAAAAAGGCAAGCAGACCTGGAATCAGGAATTGGGGCGCATCGCCGTAGAGGGCGGCACGGTCGATCAGGTCAAGACGTTCTACACGTGTCTGTATCGCTCGCTGCTCTTTCCGCGCAAGTTTTACGAACTCGATGCCGACGGGCAGGTGGTACACTACAGTCCCTACAACGGCAAAGTCCTGCCCGGCTACCTGTTCACCGACACGGGGTTCTGGGACACGTTCCGTTCGCTGTTTCCGTTTCTGAACCTGATGTACCCGAGCCTCAACGCGCAAATGCAGGAAGGCTTGGCGAATGCCTACCGCGAAAGCGGCTGGTTGCCCGAGTGGGCCAGTCCCGGTTTGCGGAACGTGATGGTGGGGAACAACTCCGCCTCGATCGTGGCCGATGCTTACCTCAAGGGCGGCCGGGGCTACGACATCCATCTCCTCTACGAAGCGCTGTTGCACGGCGCGAACAACGCCGGACCGCTGACCGCCGTGGGGCGTGCCGGGGCCGACTATTACACCAAGCTGGGCTACGTGCCGTACGACGTCGACATCAACGAGAACGCAGCCCGTACGCTCGAATACGCCTACGATGACTTTTGCATCTATCAATTGGCCAAGGCGCTGAAACGCCCGAAGAAAGAACTCAACTTGTACCGCGCCCGCGCGATGAACTACCAGAAGCTATTCGATCCGGCCACGGGCCTGATGCGCGGCAAAAACCAGGACGGCACGTTCCAGGCACCCTTCAATCCGTTTAAGTGGGGCGACGCATTTACCGAAGGCAACAGCTGGCACTACACGTGGTCGGTCTTCCAGGACGTGCAGGGGCTGATCGACCTGATGGGCGGCCGCGAGGCGTTCGTAACCAAGCTCGACTCGGTTTTCTCCCTGCCTCCCATTTTCGATGAAAGTTACTACGGCTTCGTGATCCACGAGATTCGCGAGATGCAGATCGCCAACATGGGGCAGTACGCGCACGGCAACCAGCCCATCCAGCACATGATCTACCTCTACAACTACGCGGGCGCGCCGTGGAAAGCGCAGCACTGGACGCGTGAGGTGATGAACCGCCTCTATCGCCCCACGCCCGATGGCTACTGCGGCGACGAGGACAACGGCCAGACGTCGGCCTGGTACGTCTTTTCGGCGCTGGGTTTCTACCCCGTTTGCCCCGCCACGGATCAGTACGTGCTGGGCACACCGCTCTTCAAAAAAGCCACGCTAACGCTGGAAAACGGAAAGAAAGTGACTATCCAGGCTCCCGAAAACAGCGCCGAAAACCGGTACATCCAGGCGATGCAATGGAACGGCCAGCCTTACACCAAAACCTACCTGACGCACGGCGACCTGATGCAGGGGGCCACTTTGCAGTTCAACATGTCGGCCACGCCGAACAAAAGCTGGGGCACTGCACCCGAAGATGCCCCTTATTCGCTTTCGCGGGAAGGGAAATAA
- a CDS encoding Gfo/Idh/MocA family protein has translation MPTPLLSCFLLALYLPLFAVAQGKEKPLKIGIVSLTHSHVHGLLAAFRNQGRADIQIVGIAEANRQVAQRYATQYGFSMDLVYPTMEAMLEATRPEAVTAFGPIDQHLAVVEACAPRGIHVMVEKPLAVNLDHARKMEALAKKHSIQLLTNYETTWYPTNAKAYALLEAGEVGDLVKIVVRDGHRGPKHIVGEPEFLEWLIDPIQNGGGAIMDFGCYGVNLSTWLQRGKKPLSVTAVTQQLQPENNPKVDDEATIILHYDDSQALIQPSWNWPIGRKDMEVYGRTGVLLADNKYDLRVRYAEGYDGFQEKAFHLEDRESPYNDPFAFYAAVVRKKITLEPYDLSSLENNMIVMEILEAATRSAAEKKTIFLGK, from the coding sequence ATGCCTACTCCTCTACTTTCTTGCTTCCTGCTTGCTTTGTACCTGCCCCTGTTTGCCGTGGCGCAGGGAAAAGAGAAACCCCTGAAAATCGGGATCGTGAGCCTGACCCACTCGCACGTGCATGGCCTTCTCGCTGCTTTTCGTAACCAGGGCCGTGCTGATATTCAGATCGTGGGCATCGCAGAGGCCAATCGGCAGGTCGCGCAGCGTTATGCCACGCAGTACGGATTCTCGATGGACCTGGTCTACCCGACGATGGAGGCGATGCTCGAAGCCACTCGTCCCGAAGCCGTAACGGCCTTTGGCCCGATTGATCAGCACCTGGCGGTGGTGGAGGCGTGTGCGCCACGCGGCATTCACGTCATGGTCGAGAAGCCGCTGGCCGTCAACCTGGACCACGCCCGAAAAATGGAGGCGTTAGCGAAAAAACATAGCATCCAGCTCCTCACCAACTACGAAACCACCTGGTACCCAACCAACGCAAAAGCGTACGCGCTGCTTGAGGCCGGCGAAGTGGGCGATCTGGTCAAAATAGTGGTCCGCGATGGGCACCGTGGGCCGAAGCACATTGTCGGCGAGCCGGAATTTCTGGAGTGGCTCATCGATCCGATCCAGAACGGGGGCGGGGCCATCATGGATTTTGGATGTTATGGGGTGAATCTGTCGACTTGGCTGCAACGTGGCAAAAAGCCCTTATCGGTCACGGCCGTCACGCAGCAACTCCAGCCAGAGAACAATCCGAAGGTCGATGACGAGGCCACGATCATCCTTCACTACGACGATAGCCAAGCGCTTATTCAGCCCTCCTGGAACTGGCCCATTGGCCGGAAGGACATGGAAGTGTACGGTCGGACGGGTGTATTGCTGGCCGATAACAAATACGACCTCCGCGTGCGGTATGCAGAAGGGTATGACGGCTTCCAGGAAAAGGCATTCCATCTGGAAGACCGAGAATCGCCCTATAACGATCCCTTCGCCTTTTATGCGGCCGTTGTCCGAAAGAAGATCACGCTGGAACCGTACGATCTTTCTTCATTGGAAAACAACATGATTGTGATGGAGATTCTGGAGGCAGCCACCCGAAGCGCAGCCGAAAAGAAGACCATCTTTTTGGGAAAGTAG
- a CDS encoding DUF3826 domain-containing protein codes for MQTLRLFLLISFLTTTAVCSQSADDQQRAKAAEWVATLQLQDAAKEARLTNVISTHLTAVRDWHNAHPASEVPEGLNPSTGEPLSELHRTIIAHSAKPASVHENLMSGLRKDLSEAQVEAILDQYTVGKVDFTMKAYREIVPNFTAEEESTIRGYLEQAREQAVDFKNMKEISAIFEIYKTKAEQYLNANGRNWRQMYKDYVNAAKARKAAEQSSN; via the coding sequence ATGCAGACCCTTCGCCTCTTTTTGCTGATTTCCTTCCTCACCACGACCGCCGTTTGCAGCCAATCCGCCGACGACCAGCAACGGGCCAAAGCCGCCGAGTGGGTCGCGACGTTGCAGTTGCAAGATGCCGCCAAGGAAGCGCGACTGACGAACGTCATTTCCACGCACCTCACAGCCGTTCGCGACTGGCACAATGCCCATCCCGCGTCGGAGGTGCCGGAGGGCCTCAATCCGTCGACCGGTGAACCTTTGAGTGAGCTGCACCGCACGATTATCGCGCATTCGGCGAAACCCGCGTCGGTCCACGAAAACCTGATGAGCGGCCTGCGAAAAGACCTATCTGAGGCGCAGGTGGAAGCGATTCTGGATCAGTACACCGTCGGGAAAGTCGACTTCACCATGAAGGCCTACCGCGAGATTGTCCCCAACTTCACCGCCGAAGAGGAATCGACCATCCGGGGCTACCTGGAACAGGCCCGCGAACAGGCCGTCGATTTCAAGAACATGAAGGAAATCTCGGCCATTTTCGAGATCTACAAAACCAAGGCGGAGCAGTACCTCAACGCGAACGGCCGCAACTGGCGTCAGATGTACAAGGATTACGTCAACGCCGCCAAAGCCCGCAAAGCCGCCGAGCAGTCGTCCAACTGA
- a CDS encoding epimerase: MKAIITGSTGMVGKGVLLECLASPQVEAVLVINRQSIGLTHPKLTEIVHQDFFNLSPIAAQLAGYDACFFCLGVSSAGMSEEAYRKITYDLTLQVAKTLLDLNADMTFCYVSGAGTDSTEQGRTMWARVKGKTENDLLALPFRQAYMFRPGFIEARKGVSSRTPLYNRLYQVIRPLVPLLRKFPKYATSTIILGQAMLHVAQHGYAKQVLESLDINEVGKA, encoded by the coding sequence ATGAAAGCAATCATCACCGGATCGACCGGCATGGTGGGGAAAGGCGTGCTGCTGGAATGCCTGGCGAGTCCGCAGGTAGAAGCGGTGCTGGTGATCAACCGGCAGTCGATTGGGCTCACCCATCCCAAACTCACCGAAATCGTTCACCAGGATTTTTTCAACCTCTCGCCCATCGCCGCGCAACTGGCAGGCTACGACGCCTGTTTCTTTTGCCTGGGCGTGTCGTCGGCGGGGATGTCGGAGGAGGCGTACCGTAAGATTACCTACGACCTGACGCTGCAGGTTGCGAAGACGCTGCTGGACCTGAATGCAGACATGACGTTCTGTTACGTTTCGGGGGCGGGCACGGACAGCACGGAGCAGGGGCGCACGATGTGGGCACGCGTGAAGGGCAAAACGGAGAACGATCTGCTAGCCCTCCCTTTCCGACAGGCGTACATGTTCCGGCCGGGCTTTATCGAGGCACGGAAGGGCGTTTCTTCCCGCACGCCGCTCTACAACCGGTTGTACCAGGTGATTCGTCCACTGGTGCCGCTGCTGCGGAAGTTTCCCAAGTACGCCACCTCGACCATCATCCTCGGGCAGGCGATGCTCCACGTCGCGCAGCACGGGTACGCCAAGCAGGTGCTTGAAAGCCTCGACATCAACGAAGTGGGGAAAGCATAA